A section of the Hippea sp. KM1 genome encodes:
- the minD gene encoding septum site-determining protein MinD, producing the protein MSGKVLTITSGKGGVGKSTTTANLSLGLALAGKKVVTIDLDIGLRNLDMILGLENRIVYDVVNVVEKVCKIKQALIKDKRTDNLYLIAAAQTRDKSAVKPEQVIELTNELKKEFDYIILDSPAGIEGGFRNAMLPADEVIIVTTPEISAVRDADRVIGILEANNKKEMSLIINRINPSLVKRGDMMSKDDVLQVLSIPLIGVVPEDENIVSYTNVGEPSILHPDSPSGKAYKNITQRILGKDVPFMEIVEKKKGILETIISFFKE; encoded by the coding sequence ATGTCTGGTAAGGTTTTGACGATAACATCCGGTAAAGGTGGCGTTGGTAAGTCGACCACAACGGCCAATCTATCTCTGGGGTTAGCTTTGGCCGGAAAGAAGGTTGTGACGATCGATTTGGATATCGGTCTTAGGAATTTAGATATGATTCTGGGCCTGGAGAACCGTATTGTTTACGATGTTGTCAATGTCGTGGAGAAGGTTTGCAAGATAAAGCAGGCCCTGATAAAGGATAAAAGAACCGATAATCTATATTTAATAGCCGCAGCCCAGACCAGGGATAAATCGGCCGTTAAGCCTGAGCAGGTTATAGAGCTAACCAATGAACTTAAAAAAGAGTTTGATTATATTATCCTGGATTCGCCTGCCGGCATAGAGGGGGGCTTTAGAAACGCCATGCTGCCTGCAGATGAGGTTATAATCGTTACAACCCCTGAGATATCCGCCGTCAGGGATGCAGATAGGGTTATAGGTATCTTAGAGGCCAACAACAAGAAGGAGATGAGCCTGATAATAAACCGCATAAACCCCTCTCTTGTAAAGAGGGGGGATATGATGAGCAAGGACGATGTTCTGCAGGTTTTGAGCATACCGTTGATCGGTGTTGTGCCGGAGGATGAGAACATCGTTAGCTATACCAATGTCGGTGAACCCTCTATATTGCATCCCGATTCGCCATCCGGTAAGGCTTATAAGAACATAACCCAGAGGATTTTGGGTAAGGATGTGCCGTTTATGGAGATAGTGGAGAAGAAAAAGGGAATATTAGAGACGATAATAAGCTTTTTTAAGGAATAG
- a CDS encoding septum site-determining protein MinC, producing MGKVAIKGKNFLGFEIEIDETDKERAFNELESLLVVSSQYMRNAIVTLRLNPSNKSLAGDFVEFLKEKGILLSAIVVEDKEGLNIELPIIELKHVHLVNETNEREVSTFRGNLRSGQSIKANGDLVVVGNVNSNSYIYATGNIFVLGKLYGVPHAGYGGNDDAVIFAFDLNPPQIRIGNYITRSPEENVLLKKRDNVVPEVAYVDEDGIVIMPYSEWLNTK from the coding sequence ATGGGTAAAGTTGCGATTAAGGGAAAAAATTTCTTAGGCTTTGAGATAGAGATAGACGAAACGGACAAAGAGAGGGCGTTTAATGAGCTTGAGAGCCTTTTGGTTGTATCAAGCCAATATATGAGGAACGCCATCGTTACCTTACGGCTCAACCCCTCAAATAAATCCTTAGCCGGTGATTTTGTTGAGTTTTTGAAAGAAAAAGGAATACTTCTGAGTGCTATAGTGGTTGAGGATAAGGAGGGCCTTAATATAGAGTTGCCCATTATAGAGCTTAAGCATGTGCATCTTGTAAACGAGACCAACGAGAGGGAGGTTTCGACATTTAGGGGTAATCTAAGGAGTGGCCAATCCATAAAAGCAAACGGCGATCTGGTTGTCGTGGGCAATGTTAACTCAAATTCATACATCTATGCCACAGGCAATATATTTGTGCTGGGCAAGCTTTACGGTGTGCCCCATGCCGGCTATGGCGGCAACGATGATGCCGTTATCTTTGCCTTTGATTTAAATCCACCTCAGATAAGGATAGGCAACTATATAACGAGATCGCCTGAGGAGAATGTGCTTTTGAAGAAGAGGGATAATGTTGTTCCTGAGGTTGCCTATGTTGATGAGGATGGTATAGTAATAATGCCTTATAGTGAGTGGTTAAATACGAAATAG
- a CDS encoding secondary thiamine-phosphate synthase enzyme YjbQ, whose protein sequence is MIVERIRTHTKKEAIEITSIIQKHAEKVKNGIATVFVPHTTAGITINEAYDPAVCEDMLDELVRLIPYSSNYKHLEGNADAHIQASLIGNSVSVIIENGKLVLGRWQGIFFMEFDGPRNREFYIKIIEG, encoded by the coding sequence GTGATAGTAGAAAGGATCAGGACACACACCAAAAAGGAGGCCATAGAGATAACCAGCATTATACAAAAGCACGCAGAGAAGGTAAAAAACGGTATAGCAACGGTATTTGTTCCACATACAACGGCGGGCATAACGATAAACGAAGCCTACGACCCTGCCGTGTGTGAGGATATGCTTGATGAGTTAGTAAGGCTAATACCTTATTCAAGCAATTACAAACACTTAGAGGGCAACGCCGATGCCCATATCCAGGCCTCATTAATCGGCAACAGCGTTAGTGTAATAATCGAAAACGGCAAACTCGTCTTAGGCAGATGGCAGGGTATATTCTTTATGGAATTCGACGGACCAAGAAACAGGGAATTCTATATAAAAATCATAGAGGGGTGA
- a CDS encoding cofactor-independent phosphoglycerate mutase has protein sequence MKYMILLGDGMADWPIEELGGKTPLEYANTPNMDIIASGIKGRLKTVPEGMHPGSDVANMSVLGYDPKLYYTGRAPLEAISKDIEMDKDDVAYRCNFVFIEDGIMKDFSAGHIPTDKSSKLIELLNEQLKEDGIEFYAGVSYRNLMIWRGGKTDITTPPHDISDQNIDKHLPKGEAKEKLISIMDKAKEILKNNTIHPKANAIWLWGEGKKPSMPLFKDEFGKDGCMISAVDLMVGIGKLTGMFIPQIEGLTGFLDTNFEGKIDATFEFLQNGGDFVYLHVEATDEAGHMGDVEKKIEAIELFDKKIVGEAIKRSDSLNDELRIAVLPDHPTPIKIKTHSAEAVPFAVWDSKNPKRADSYTEASCKNGLFIENGHEFIRRMLFKE, from the coding sequence ATGAAATACATGATACTGTTAGGCGACGGCATGGCTGATTGGCCTATTGAGGAGTTGGGCGGCAAAACACCGTTGGAGTATGCAAACACACCCAATATGGACATAATAGCATCGGGCATAAAGGGTAGGCTAAAGACCGTGCCTGAGGGGATGCATCCGGGCAGCGATGTGGCAAATATGAGCGTGTTGGGTTATGACCCAAAGCTGTATTACACAGGAAGGGCTCCGCTTGAGGCCATCAGCAAGGATATAGAGATGGATAAAGACGATGTGGCATACAGATGCAACTTTGTATTCATAGAAGACGGCATAATGAAGGATTTTTCAGCCGGCCATATACCGACGGATAAATCAAGTAAACTCATAGAACTCCTAAACGAGCAGCTAAAGGAGGACGGCATAGAGTTCTATGCAGGTGTAAGCTACAGAAACCTCATGATCTGGCGAGGAGGAAAAACCGATATAACGACACCGCCTCATGATATATCCGACCAAAACATAGACAAGCACCTACCCAAAGGAGAGGCAAAAGAAAAACTCATATCCATAATGGACAAAGCCAAAGAAATCCTAAAAAACAACACCATCCACCCAAAGGCCAATGCGATATGGCTGTGGGGTGAGGGTAAAAAACCGTCTATGCCGCTATTTAAGGATGAGTTTGGCAAGGACGGTTGCATGATCAGCGCCGTCGATCTGATGGTGGGCATAGGCAAACTAACAGGCATGTTTATACCACAGATAGAGGGCCTGACCGGCTTTTTGGATACGAACTTTGAGGGCAAGATAGATGCAACCTTTGAGTTCTTGCAAAACGGGGGCGATTTTGTCTATCTCCATGTTGAGGCAACGGATGAGGCAGGGCACATGGGGGATGTTGAGAAAAAGATAGAAGCTATAGAGTTGTTCGACAAAAAGATAGTAGGTGAGGCTATAAAAAGATCGGACAGCTTGAACGATGAACTAAGAATAGCCGTTTTGCCGGACCATCCAACACCCATAAAGATAAAAACACACTCGGCCGAGGCTGTCCCGTTTGCCGTATGGGATTCAAAAAACCCCAAAAGAGCCGATTCATATACAGAGGCGTCTTGTAAAAACGGGCTATTTATCGAAAACGGGCATGAGTTTATAAGGAGGATGTTGTTTAAGGAGTAA
- a CDS encoding ArnT family glycosyltransferase: protein MIEKKLSINERYFYVSVIVVIGAIFFFMRSWDPYLSGDSLKHAAVAKGLLFGDNWFNLYLAGEPYLKKPPLYFWLIAFSYKIFGISAFAARFFPALFAIFDGIMVFYLSKTVFDDDRDAFLASMFFIVNFHVIRLSSIVRMESIVTFFILLNLYLLIKGRYILSGVPLGLGILTKGPIGLIGISVFVIWKLLKRDFSFLSIRFFIGIILAFVMAFPWYAYQFFENKAFYKEFVGNQILARITGTLSEGDKRDYLFYFGRLLSRFWPGLPFFILGLVYYFKDGVYKKELWYLFGVYIFFVFVLINVPHEKFTRYLYYLYPIAAIFCVIGLKRLNIDKYAVEFFLVVGVLFLIGGIVYKKPFHHPFREGFSPSVYESYCKKVKSIGNVRMVNLGDLQRAYFYFYCIDKPYLKPRFDLILRNNTLMIKSIH from the coding sequence ATGATAGAAAAGAAGCTCAGCATAAACGAGAGATATTTCTATGTGTCTGTTATAGTTGTAATTGGAGCTATCTTTTTCTTTATGAGAAGCTGGGATCCGTATTTGAGCGGCGATTCGCTTAAACATGCAGCAGTGGCAAAGGGGCTTCTATTTGGCGATAATTGGTTTAATCTGTATCTTGCAGGTGAACCTTATCTAAAAAAACCTCCTCTATATTTTTGGCTCATAGCTTTTTCATACAAAATCTTTGGTATTTCGGCTTTTGCTGCCAGGTTTTTCCCTGCATTGTTTGCCATTTTTGATGGTATAATGGTTTTTTATTTATCAAAAACCGTTTTTGATGATGATAGGGATGCATTTCTGGCATCAATGTTTTTTATAGTTAATTTTCATGTAATAAGGCTTAGCAGTATTGTTAGAATGGAAAGTATTGTTACCTTTTTCATATTGCTAAATCTTTATTTGTTGATAAAGGGCAGATATATATTGTCGGGAGTTCCATTGGGTCTTGGTATATTAACCAAAGGGCCTATAGGCTTGATAGGTATATCTGTTTTTGTTATCTGGAAACTCTTAAAAAGGGATTTCTCGTTTTTGAGTATCCGCTTTTTTATTGGAATAATCCTGGCTTTTGTTATGGCTTTTCCCTGGTATGCTTATCAATTTTTTGAGAATAAGGCTTTTTATAAGGAATTTGTTGGTAATCAGATATTGGCAAGAATCACAGGGACTCTATCTGAGGGTGATAAAAGGGATTATCTGTTTTATTTTGGAAGGTTGCTTTCTCGGTTTTGGCCCGGTTTGCCGTTTTTTATTTTAGGTTTGGTTTATTATTTTAAAGATGGAGTTTATAAAAAGGAACTTTGGTATTTGTTTGGCGTTTATATCTTTTTTGTGTTTGTGCTGATAAATGTGCCGCATGAGAAATTTACAAGGTATCTTTATTACCTGTATCCTATAGCAGCGATTTTTTGCGTTATAGGGCTAAAAAGACTTAATATAGATAAATACGCTGTTGAGTTCTTTTTGGTGGTGGGTGTCCTATTTCTTATTGGCGGTATTGTTTACAAAAAACCCTTTCACCATCCCTTTAGAGAGGGCTTTTCTCCTTCGGTGTATGAAAGTTATTGTAAGAAGGTTAAAAGTATAGGTAATGTAAGAATGGTTAATTTAGGAGATCTCCAGAGGGCATACTTCTATTTTTATTGTATCGATAAACCGTATCTTAAGCCCCGATTTGACCTTATTCTTAGAAACAATACTTTGATGATAAAATCTATACACTAA
- the gap gene encoding type I glyceraldehyde-3-phosphate dehydrogenase gives MSIKVAINGFGRIGRAFFRTCIGYDQIDIVAINDLTDSKTLAHLLKYDSVHGALYDHKIESKEDAILFDNKEIKIFAEKDPKQLPWGDLGIDIVVESTGVFRSRDKAKAHLEAGVKKVIISAPAKGGDVPTVVLGVNDKGFDFKNNAIISNASCTTNCVAPLAKILHDNFTIIHGFMTTVHSYTNDQRILDLPHKDLRRARAAAANIIPTTTGAAIAVGLVIPSLKGKLDGISIRVPTPNVSLVDLVVEVEKEVDIETVNKAVKEASETHMKGIMQYLDEPVVSTDLNGNPHSSMFDSLETMVIDKKLVKVLSWYDNEWGYSSRLRDLILRIAEEGM, from the coding sequence ATGTCTATAAAGGTTGCAATAAACGGTTTTGGAAGGATAGGTAGGGCTTTTTTTAGAACCTGTATAGGGTATGACCAGATAGATATAGTGGCCATAAACGATTTAACAGACTCAAAAACACTGGCTCATCTGTTGAAATATGACTCTGTGCACGGCGCTTTATACGACCACAAAATAGAAAGCAAGGAAGACGCCATACTGTTTGACAACAAAGAGATAAAGATATTTGCAGAAAAAGACCCAAAACAGTTGCCCTGGGGTGATTTAGGCATAGATATAGTCGTGGAATCAACAGGGGTTTTCAGAAGCAGAGATAAAGCAAAAGCCCATCTGGAAGCGGGTGTCAAAAAGGTCATTATCAGCGCACCGGCAAAGGGCGGGGATGTGCCTACAGTTGTCCTGGGTGTAAACGATAAAGGCTTTGACTTCAAAAACAACGCCATCATATCCAACGCATCGTGCACCACAAACTGCGTGGCTCCGCTTGCAAAGATACTCCACGACAACTTCACCATCATACACGGCTTCATGACAACGGTTCACTCATACACCAACGACCAAAGGATACTCGATCTGCCCCATAAGGACCTAAGAAGGGCCAGGGCCGCTGCTGCCAACATTATACCCACAACAACAGGTGCGGCTATTGCTGTTGGTCTTGTTATACCATCACTAAAGGGTAAGCTGGATGGTATATCCATAAGGGTGCCAACCCCCAATGTATCATTGGTCGATCTGGTCGTTGAGGTTGAAAAGGAGGTCGATATAGAAACCGTCAACAAGGCGGTAAAAGAGGCCAGCGAAACCCACATGAAGGGCATTATGCAGTATCTTGATGAACCCGTGGTATCAACGGATCTGAATGGCAACCCGCATTCAAGCATGTTCGACAGCTTAGAGACAATGGTAATAGACAAAAAACTTGTAAAGGTTCTATCCTGGTATGATAACGAATGGGGCTATTCTTCAAGGCTTAGGGATCTAATATTGAGGATAGCAGAAGAGGGAATGTGA
- a CDS encoding phosphoglycerate kinase, whose amino-acid sequence MRFINDIDIKGKRVFIRCDFNVPMDENGNITDDNRIRAALPTIQYAIDNKAKVILASHLGRPKGKPNPKYSLKAVAKRLSTLLDKDVVFIEDFKQQKDLIEKLNNGDVALLENLRFHPGEEENSEAFAKELLELFDVYVNDAFGVCHRKHASVYALPKLAPITVGGFLLKKELDYFDKIFTIKDKPFVAVIGGAKVSGKLDCLINLIDKADKLIIGGAQAFTFLKALGYETGKSLVEDDLIDEAKRIMEKAKERGVRFYLPVDFVCSSSIEDKTPKGVFTYQEIPTDLMGLDIGPASVELFKEALQDARVVVWNGPMGVFEVNAFAKGTNEIAKAIGKLNALSVVGGGDTAEAVEKAGESHNMSYISTGGGASLKLLEGKTLPAIEVLESKS is encoded by the coding sequence ATGAGGTTTATAAACGACATCGATATAAAGGGCAAAAGGGTCTTTATACGGTGTGATTTCAATGTCCCGATGGACGAGAACGGCAACATTACAGATGACAACAGGATCAGGGCAGCCCTTCCCACGATACAGTACGCCATAGACAACAAGGCCAAGGTTATACTGGCAAGCCATCTTGGAAGGCCAAAGGGTAAGCCCAACCCGAAATACTCGCTAAAGGCTGTAGCCAAAAGGCTATCAACGCTGCTCGATAAGGATGTAGTATTCATCGAGGACTTTAAGCAGCAGAAGGATCTAATAGAAAAGCTAAACAACGGTGATGTTGCCCTCCTTGAGAACTTAAGGTTCCATCCGGGTGAGGAGGAAAACTCAGAGGCATTCGCCAAAGAGCTCCTTGAGTTGTTTGATGTCTATGTAAACGACGCCTTTGGTGTATGCCACAGAAAACACGCCTCGGTTTATGCATTGCCTAAGCTTGCCCCAATAACCGTGGGCGGATTCCTCCTAAAGAAGGAATTGGATTACTTCGACAAGATATTCACCATTAAGGATAAACCCTTTGTGGCCGTCATAGGTGGTGCAAAGGTCTCAGGCAAGCTTGACTGCCTAATCAACCTGATCGACAAAGCCGACAAGCTTATAATCGGCGGGGCTCAGGCGTTCACATTCCTAAAGGCGCTGGGCTATGAAACAGGCAAAAGCCTTGTGGAGGATGATCTGATAGACGAGGCTAAAAGGATCATGGAAAAGGCAAAAGAGAGGGGTGTTAGATTCTATTTACCGGTGGACTTTGTCTGCTCTTCATCAATCGAGGATAAAACCCCTAAAGGGGTCTTTACCTATCAGGAGATCCCGACTGATTTAATGGGGCTTGACATAGGCCCTGCTTCTGTAGAACTATTCAAAGAGGCCCTGCAGGATGCCAGGGTTGTTGTCTGGAACGGCCCGATGGGCGTCTTTGAGGTCAATGCGTTTGCTAAAGGGACAAACGAGATAGCAAAGGCAATAGGCAAATTGAACGCACTAAGCGTGGTAGGGGGTGGAGATACGGCAGAGGCTGTGGAAAAGGCCGGCGAGAGCCATAACATGAGCTATATCTCGACCGGCGGGGGTGCTTCACTAAAACTGTTAGAGGGCAAAACATTGCCCGCTATAGAGGTATTGGAGAGTAAATCATGA
- the tpiA gene encoding triose-phosphate isomerase — protein sequence MMRNIIAANWKMHFDLDTAIQTALQMKEELNGFNDVELIVCPSFVFLHPLSSILRSSNIKLGGQNLYFEDKGAFTGEVSAGMLKSVGCEYVIIGHSERRHIFSEKDIDIQKKVRKALEYNLKPILCIGETLKQRKENKAFDVVERQIVSALDGVDLSKVIVAYEPVWAIGTGVAADRQTVEEMHNFVSNLLDDVPILYGGSVKPENSYELATINSVNGFLVGTASLKTDSFKKIIEEFKKAKED from the coding sequence ATGATGAGAAATATCATTGCAGCCAACTGGAAGATGCACTTCGATTTAGACACCGCTATTCAGACGGCCCTTCAGATGAAAGAGGAGTTAAACGGCTTTAACGATGTTGAGCTGATCGTATGCCCCAGCTTTGTGTTCCTTCATCCATTAAGCAGCATATTGAGAAGCAGCAACATAAAATTAGGAGGGCAAAACCTATACTTTGAGGATAAAGGCGCCTTTACCGGTGAGGTATCGGCAGGTATGCTAAAAAGCGTGGGTTGTGAGTATGTGATAATAGGCCATTCGGAAAGAAGGCACATATTTTCAGAAAAAGACATAGACATCCAGAAAAAGGTAAGGAAGGCCTTGGAATACAACCTAAAACCCATCCTGTGCATAGGAGAGACGCTTAAACAGAGAAAGGAGAACAAGGCCTTTGATGTTGTCGAAAGGCAGATAGTATCGGCCTTAGACGGTGTGGATTTAAGCAAGGTAATAGTCGCATACGAGCCTGTCTGGGCCATAGGCACAGGCGTTGCAGCAGATAGGCAGACGGTGGAGGAGATGCACAACTTTGTATCCAATCTGCTGGACGATGTTCCGATACTATACGGGGGCAGTGTAAAACCAGAAAACTCTTACGAATTAGCAACGATAAACAGCGTTAATGGATTTTTGGTTGGAACAGCCAGCTTAAAAACGGATAGCTTTAAAAAAATAATTGAGGAATTCAAGAAAGCCAAGGAGGATTAG
- the secG gene encoding preprotein translocase subunit SecG: MLTLMVILQIILGVLLVGLILLQKGKGAEMGVAFGTGAADTLFGPTGAMSLLAKITWGLAFVFMLNSIGISYIIYKSNTSSITSNMPTTQTSPAPISNPKTKPITK; the protein is encoded by the coding sequence ATGCTAACATTGATGGTAATACTTCAGATAATTTTGGGAGTGTTGCTTGTAGGTCTCATACTGCTGCAAAAAGGAAAAGGAGCAGAGATGGGCGTGGCCTTTGGAACGGGGGCTGCCGATACACTATTTGGCCCAACGGGTGCCATGAGCCTATTGGCCAAAATAACATGGGGTCTGGCATTTGTGTTTATGCTTAACTCCATAGGCATATCATACATCATCTATAAATCGAATACCTCGTCTATAACATCTAACATGCCAACGACACAGACAAGCCCTGCACCCATTTCTAACCCGAAGACAAAACCCATAACAAAATAG
- a CDS encoding peptide-binding protein produces MKRLLLLILPFFIVHLAEASTVYFSLGANPKRFIPFLAIDSSSGEISSYIFNGLLKLNKDMDIVGDLARDFKIEDNGKRIVFHLRRNIYWQDGKKFTSRDVIFTYKLITDPKTPTPYAGKYKIIKKIYAPDNYTVVVEYPYPFKPALYSWMMGIVPEHILKHTKNIATDPFNRKPIGTGPYILSQWKNAQFVKLKAFDKYFLHKPNIDRVIYKIIPDQTTALLELKNGKLDMLSLTPLQYKYEFSSDLKKRYKIYLEPSSSYTFLGFNLKLDMFKDIRVRKAICMAIDRQQIRKTILFGFGRVADSIYPANSPYFNNKLICNYNPKMAKKLLKEAGYILKRDGFLYKNGRKFTFTLYTNQGNTQRKYAAIMIQQYLRKIGIDMKIRIMEWQAFLNMVNERHFDAIILGWQLGADPDQYSLWHSKSDFKGGFNFVGFHNKEVDKLIEKARTTFDKDKSKSIYKKINDLIVNQFPYIFLYYPTSITAVNRNIKGIKPAKAGIMYNFIDWSY; encoded by the coding sequence ATGAAAAGGCTTCTGCTGCTCATACTCCCCTTTTTCATAGTCCATCTTGCGGAAGCCTCAACTGTCTATTTCTCTTTGGGGGCAAATCCCAAACGCTTTATACCGTTTCTTGCCATCGATTCATCCAGCGGTGAGATCTCCTCTTACATATTCAACGGATTGTTAAAACTCAACAAAGACATGGACATAGTGGGTGATTTAGCAAGGGATTTCAAGATAGAAGACAACGGCAAAAGGATAGTTTTTCACCTAAGAAGAAACATCTATTGGCAGGACGGCAAAAAATTTACATCCAGGGATGTCATATTTACATACAAGCTCATCACAGACCCCAAAACACCGACACCGTATGCAGGCAAATACAAGATAATAAAGAAAATATACGCCCCGGATAATTATACGGTCGTCGTTGAATACCCATACCCCTTTAAACCAGCTCTGTATTCATGGATGATGGGGATAGTGCCCGAACACATACTAAAACACACCAAAAACATAGCAACAGACCCGTTTAATAGAAAACCAATAGGCACAGGGCCTTATATATTGAGTCAATGGAAGAATGCACAATTCGTAAAGCTAAAGGCGTTTGATAAATACTTCTTGCACAAGCCAAATATAGACAGGGTTATATACAAAATCATACCAGACCAAACAACGGCTCTGCTTGAGTTAAAAAACGGCAAATTGGATATGCTATCGCTAACCCCATTGCAATACAAATACGAATTCTCATCGGATCTGAAAAAGAGATACAAGATATACCTTGAGCCGTCTTCATCATACACATTCTTGGGATTCAACCTTAAGCTTGACATGTTTAAGGATATAAGGGTAAGAAAGGCCATATGCATGGCAATAGACAGGCAACAGATAAGAAAAACAATACTGTTTGGATTTGGAAGGGTGGCAGACTCCATCTATCCTGCAAACTCGCCTTACTTCAACAACAAGCTCATCTGCAACTACAACCCCAAGATGGCAAAAAAGCTCCTAAAAGAGGCGGGGTATATCTTAAAAAGAGACGGCTTTTTATACAAAAACGGCCGCAAGTTCACATTTACACTATACACAAACCAGGGCAATACACAAAGAAAGTATGCAGCCATCATGATACAGCAATACCTAAGAAAGATAGGCATAGACATGAAGATAAGGATAATGGAGTGGCAGGCGTTTTTAAACATGGTAAACGAAAGGCATTTTGATGCCATAATACTCGGATGGCAACTGGGGGCAGACCCGGATCAATACTCACTCTGGCATTCAAAAAGCGACTTCAAAGGGGGGTTTAATTTTGTCGGCTTCCACAACAAAGAGGTTGATAAACTCATAGAAAAAGCAAGAACCACATTCGATAAAGACAAAAGCAAAAGCATCTATAAAAAAATCAACGACCTCATAGTCAATCAATTCCCTTACATATTCCTTTACTATCCAACATCCATAACGGCCGTTAATCGCAATATCAAGGGGATAAAACCGGCCAAGGCAGGCATAATGTACAACTTTATAGATTGGAGCTATTAA
- a CDS encoding NIL domain-containing protein → MISKKVVLRFPKDIADKPLISDICKKYDLTFNIMKANIFPRKEGVLTLEISGNDESFYKGIDYLKENGVELTFVEESIKRDEDSCYHCGFCVAVCPTQALTIEDRKTMRVELYKDRCIACGYCVKVCPVKAMSLDSDI, encoded by the coding sequence ATGATTTCTAAGAAGGTGGTTTTGAGATTCCCTAAGGATATAGCGGATAAGCCGCTTATCTCTGATATTTGCAAAAAATACGATCTGACCTTTAACATAATGAAGGCCAATATATTTCCCAGAAAGGAAGGTGTTTTGACGCTGGAGATTTCCGGAAACGATGAGTCGTTCTATAAGGGCATAGATTATCTAAAGGAAAACGGGGTTGAGCTGACATTTGTTGAGGAGAGCATAAAGAGGGATGAAGACAGCTGCTATCACTGCGGATTCTGTGTTGCCGTCTGTCCGACCCAGGCTTTAACCATTGAGGATAGAAAGACTATGAGGGTTGAGCTGTATAAAGATAGATGTATCGCATGCGGCTATTGCGTGAAGGTTTGCCCTGTTAAGGCCATGAGTCTGGATAGCGATATTTAA
- a CDS encoding UPF0280 family protein, giving the protein MRRVYRELFDLEGFESFEVSYKKSDLFIKSCSNNRFDVFLKLKDVVSSLEAYIEKRGEFLTSLKPIGEDKSAPYVAKRMIQAAAVAGVGPMAAVAGAVAEAIGRFILKSCRECVVENGGDIFLKLDREARIGVYTSNPHFKDRLAIGIKDCKDGLGVCSSSATIGPSLSLGRADLAMVIDGDCAIADALATASANMVKSEGDIEKAMEFVKSRNAKGCLFIKGKKMGIWGNIKLL; this is encoded by the coding sequence ATGAGAAGGGTCTATAGGGAGCTATTCGACCTTGAGGGGTTTGAATCCTTTGAGGTGTCATACAAAAAGAGCGATCTCTTTATAAAATCGTGCTCAAATAATAGGTTTGATGTATTTTTGAAGCTTAAGGATGTTGTGAGCTCTCTTGAGGCCTATATAGAAAAAAGAGGGGAGTTTTTGACATCGCTGAAGCCCATAGGGGAAGATAAGAGTGCCCCGTATGTTGCAAAAAGGATGATACAGGCTGCAGCCGTTGCCGGTGTTGGTCCGATGGCTGCCGTTGCCGGTGCCGTGGCGGAGGCGATCGGAAGGTTTATTCTTAAAAGCTGCAGGGAGTGTGTGGTGGAAAACGGCGGTGATATCTTTTTGAAGCTCGATCGTGAAGCCAGGATAGGCGTCTATACATCCAACCCCCACTTTAAGGATAGGCTTGCTATCGGTATTAAGGATTGTAAAGACGGGCTGGGTGTCTGCTCATCCAGTGCAACCATAGGGCCGTCTTTGAGTTTGGGAAGGGCCGATCTGGCGATGGTTATAGATGGGGACTGTGCTATAGCCGATGCTTTAGCCACAGCCTCTGCCAATATGGTAAAAAGCGAGGGCGATATAGAGAAGGCGATGGAGTTTGTAAAGAGCAGGAATGCAAAAGGGTGTTTGTTTATAAAGGGTAAAAAGATGGGTATATGGGGCAACATCAAGCTTTTGTAA